A window of the Kineococcus mangrovi genome harbors these coding sequences:
- a CDS encoding alpha-N-arabinofuranosidase — protein MTTLDGVVDLDVSGATINRHLYGHFAEHLGRCIYEGFWVGEDSEIQNSGGIRDDVVQALKDIAVPNLRWPGGCFADEYHWMNGVGPREERPSMVNTHWGDVVEDNSFGTHEFMRLCELLGADPYVSGNVGSGTVAEMSDWIEYLTRSGDAPMSRLRREHGRSEPWKVPFWGIGNENWGCGGNMTAEQYTQLAAQFATYCRNHDGNELYRIAAGPNRDDYHWTETLMKSISSLGGPARTPKHNGWQALSFHYYTHASDDWQHKGSATEFTAAEYHETMVRAWRIDEIVRGHVRVMDAYDPEAAVGLVCDEWGTWWDVEPGTNPGFLFQQNTLRDALVAGLHFDVFHENARRLVMANIAQTVNVLQAMVLTDGARMVLTPTYHVFAMNAGHQDATSHPVQVRSADAAYEGEQGSYRTLTTTVSSKDGSALVSLTNLDVDGPATVRLALRGKVWEVARARVLAAPSVQAHNTVEAPDAVAPAQFDGARREGDTLVVDLPPHSFATVELTLS, from the coding sequence GTGACAACACTCGATGGAGTCGTCGACCTCGACGTCTCCGGAGCCACCATCAACCGCCACCTCTACGGGCACTTCGCCGAGCACCTCGGCCGCTGCATCTACGAGGGGTTCTGGGTCGGGGAGGACTCCGAGATCCAGAACTCCGGAGGCATCCGCGACGACGTCGTGCAGGCCCTGAAGGACATCGCCGTCCCGAACCTGCGCTGGCCGGGCGGCTGCTTCGCCGACGAGTACCACTGGATGAACGGCGTCGGCCCGCGCGAGGAGCGCCCCTCGATGGTCAACACCCACTGGGGTGACGTCGTCGAGGACAACTCCTTCGGCACGCACGAGTTCATGCGGCTGTGCGAGCTGCTCGGCGCCGACCCGTACGTGTCGGGCAACGTCGGCTCCGGCACGGTCGCCGAGATGAGCGACTGGATCGAGTACCTCACCCGGTCCGGGGACGCCCCGATGTCCCGGCTGCGCCGGGAGCACGGCCGGTCCGAGCCGTGGAAGGTGCCCTTCTGGGGCATCGGCAACGAGAACTGGGGCTGCGGCGGCAACATGACCGCCGAGCAGTACACCCAGCTCGCGGCGCAGTTCGCGACGTACTGCCGCAACCACGACGGCAACGAGCTGTACCGCATCGCGGCCGGACCGAACCGGGACGACTACCACTGGACCGAGACGCTGATGAAGTCGATCAGCAGCCTGGGCGGCCCGGCCCGCACGCCCAAGCACAACGGCTGGCAGGCCCTGTCGTTCCACTACTACACGCACGCCAGCGACGACTGGCAGCACAAGGGCTCGGCGACGGAGTTCACCGCCGCCGAGTACCACGAGACCATGGTCCGGGCCTGGCGCATCGACGAGATCGTCCGCGGCCACGTGCGGGTCATGGACGCCTACGACCCCGAGGCCGCCGTGGGGCTCGTCTGCGACGAGTGGGGCACCTGGTGGGACGTCGAGCCCGGCACCAACCCCGGGTTCCTGTTCCAGCAGAACACCCTGCGGGACGCCCTCGTGGCCGGTCTGCACTTCGACGTGTTCCACGAGAACGCCCGCCGGCTGGTCATGGCCAACATCGCGCAGACGGTGAACGTGCTGCAGGCCATGGTCCTCACCGACGGTGCGCGGATGGTCCTCACGCCCACGTACCACGTGTTCGCCATGAACGCGGGGCACCAGGACGCCACGTCCCACCCCGTCCAGGTGAGGTCGGCGGACGCGGCGTACGAGGGCGAGCAGGGGTCCTACCGGACGCTGACCACGACGGTCAGCTCCAAGGACGGTTCGGCCCTGGTCTCCCTCACCAACCTCGACGTCGACGGCCCGGCCACGGTGCGGCTGGCCCTGCGCGGCAAGGTCTGGGAGGTCGCCCGCGCCCGGGTGCTCGCGGCCCCCTCGGTCCAGGCGCACAACACGGTGGAGGCACCGGACGCCGTCGCCCCCGCGCAGTTCGACGGCGCCCGGCGCGAGGGCGACACCCTCGTCGTCGACCTGCCGCCGCACTCGTTCGCGACGGTCGAGCTCACGCTCTCGTGA